In Halobaculum magnesiiphilum, the following proteins share a genomic window:
- a CDS encoding RNase P subunit p30 family protein, whose amino-acid sequence MTATDPGPYEAAYARPDGDATAARLAQTARRYGYDGLVIRTREAEFDAEALRERYDVDVVPAVEVVADEPPSASGAVGNFRPDYPLVLVRGGTDALNRFAVEQDRVDVLAAPLSGEGGFNHVLAKAAASHGTRVEFDLGPALRESGGRRVRALKGLRKLREIVGHYDAPYVVSARPDSHLEMRSPRELVALGAELGFEEEWIRDGLAEWGRLAARNRERLSAEFISPGVRVDRCEEDDR is encoded by the coding sequence GTGACCGCGACTGACCCGGGACCGTACGAGGCCGCGTACGCCCGGCCCGACGGCGACGCGACGGCCGCCCGGCTCGCACAGACAGCGAGACGGTACGGCTACGACGGGCTCGTGATCCGCACGCGCGAGGCCGAGTTCGACGCCGAGGCGCTCCGCGAGCGCTACGACGTGGACGTGGTGCCGGCGGTCGAGGTCGTCGCCGACGAGCCCCCCTCCGCCAGCGGCGCGGTCGGGAACTTCCGGCCCGACTACCCCCTCGTGCTCGTGCGCGGCGGGACGGACGCGCTCAACCGCTTCGCCGTGGAGCAGGACCGCGTCGACGTGCTCGCGGCGCCGCTGTCGGGCGAGGGCGGGTTCAACCACGTGCTCGCGAAGGCGGCGGCGAGCCACGGCACGCGCGTGGAGTTCGATCTCGGCCCGGCGCTGCGGGAGTCGGGCGGACGGCGGGTTCGCGCGCTCAAGGGGCTCCGGAAGCTCCGGGAGATCGTCGGCCACTACGACGCGCCGTACGTGGTGAGCGCGCGTCCCGACTCCCACCTCGAGATGCGGTCCCCTCGGGAACTCGTCGCCCTCGGCGCCGAGTTGGGGTTCGAGGAGGAGTGGATCCGTGATGGGCTCGCGGAGTGGGGTCGGCTGGCGGCGCGCAACCGCGAGCGACTGTCCGCGGAGTTCATTTCCCCGGGGGTCCGAGTGGACCGGTGTGAAGAAGACGATCGCTGA
- a CDS encoding class I SAM-dependent methyltransferase yields MKKTIADHAARFSEAAADYDDEQNSEEYEACAGLVIRRAAPAGSDTVLDLGTGTGAIALALADEAGQVVGRDVSEGMLEQARGKAAERGTENVEFGYGEFRDPGYDGDAQIVTSNFALHHLADQEKREAIETWAGLDGGTTPSRSDSVGPRRIVLGDVMFFGEPDPEEPFYSPEVDDPATVGTLVDYFTDAGYAVTQVDRVHDQVGVITAERVVSGGRES; encoded by the coding sequence GTGAAGAAGACGATCGCTGACCACGCGGCGCGGTTCTCCGAGGCCGCCGCCGACTACGACGACGAGCAGAACAGCGAGGAGTACGAGGCGTGCGCCGGGCTGGTCATCCGTCGCGCGGCGCCTGCCGGGAGCGACACGGTGCTCGATCTCGGCACGGGAACCGGGGCCATCGCGCTGGCGCTTGCTGACGAGGCCGGTCAGGTCGTCGGCCGCGACGTGAGCGAGGGGATGCTGGAACAGGCGAGAGGGAAGGCGGCCGAGCGAGGGACCGAGAACGTCGAGTTCGGCTACGGCGAGTTCCGCGACCCGGGGTACGACGGCGACGCGCAGATCGTCACCTCGAACTTCGCGCTGCATCACCTCGCGGACCAGGAAAAGCGCGAGGCGATCGAGACGTGGGCGGGCCTCGACGGCGGGACGACGCCCAGCCGGAGCGACTCGGTCGGGCCGCGGCGGATCGTCCTCGGCGACGTGATGTTCTTCGGCGAGCCCGACCCCGAGGAACCGTTCTACAGCCCCGAGGTCGACGACCCCGCGACCGTCGGGACGCTCGTCGACTACTTCACGGACGCCGGCTACGCCGTGACGCAGGTGGACCGCGTCCACGACCAGGTCGGGGTGATCACCGCCGAGCGCGTCGTCTCCGGCGGCCGCGAGTCGTGA
- a CDS encoding Rpp14/Pop5 family protein — protein sequence MKHLPKHLRPRWRYLVVGLESWPDADLSRGPFQREVWYAAQNLLGDPGSADADLTVVRFRFEAGRGAAIVRARRGEVERARAALACIDAVDGHPVGVRVRGVSGTIRAGEESYLGGAGGFVDESTVELTADGASGPGRRRRDGAVDVTTPSGYVGATDADTSRPGLSDPDDDAAPDDH from the coding sequence GTGAAGCACCTCCCCAAGCACCTCCGGCCGCGGTGGCGCTACCTCGTCGTCGGGCTGGAGTCGTGGCCCGACGCCGACCTCTCGCGGGGGCCGTTCCAGCGGGAGGTGTGGTACGCTGCCCAGAACCTCCTGGGCGACCCCGGGAGCGCGGACGCCGATCTGACGGTCGTCCGGTTCCGGTTCGAGGCGGGCCGCGGCGCGGCGATCGTCCGCGCTCGCCGCGGCGAGGTCGAGCGCGCACGGGCGGCGCTGGCGTGCATCGACGCGGTCGACGGCCACCCGGTCGGCGTGCGCGTACGCGGCGTCTCGGGGACGATACGGGCCGGTGAGGAAAGCTATTTAGGCGGCGCGGGCGGATTCGTGGACGAGAGTACGGTCGAACTCACTGCCGACGGCGCGAGCGGACCCGGCCGTCGTCGCCGCGACGGCGCGGTAGACGTCACGACGCCGTCGGGGTACGTGGGCGCGACCGACGCAGACACTTCCCGACCGGGGCTGTCCGACCCGGACGACGACGCGGCCCCGGACGATCACTGA
- the psmA gene encoding archaeal proteasome endopeptidase complex subunit alpha: MQGQSQQQAYDRGITIFSPDGRLYQVEYAREAVKRGTASVGVRTTDGVVLAADKRSRSELMEPASVEKLHKIDDHVGIASAGHVADARQLIDFARRQAQVNRLRYGEEMGIETLTKTVTDHIQQYTQVGGARPFGVALIVGGIENGEPRLFETDPSGTPYEWKALSIGANRADVRERLEEGYSDDLSMEEGIELALAALAESDDDDGLEPDGVGLATIGVDDEVYVDHDAASIEGYLDEFGYLAEDGTEDDATDDAPDE; encoded by the coding sequence ATGCAGGGACAATCCCAACAACAGGCGTACGACCGGGGGATCACCATCTTCTCCCCGGACGGTCGCCTCTATCAGGTCGAGTACGCGCGAGAGGCAGTCAAACGAGGCACGGCGAGCGTCGGGGTCCGCACGACCGACGGCGTCGTGCTTGCGGCGGACAAGCGGTCGCGCTCGGAGCTGATGGAGCCCGCCTCCGTCGAGAAGCTCCACAAGATAGACGACCACGTCGGCATCGCCAGCGCGGGCCACGTCGCCGACGCCCGACAGCTCATCGACTTCGCCCGGCGACAGGCGCAGGTGAACCGCCTCCGCTACGGCGAGGAGATGGGGATCGAGACGCTGACGAAGACCGTCACCGACCACATCCAGCAGTACACGCAGGTCGGCGGCGCGCGCCCGTTCGGCGTCGCGCTCATCGTCGGCGGCATCGAGAACGGCGAGCCCCGCCTGTTCGAGACCGACCCCTCGGGCACCCCGTACGAGTGGAAGGCGCTCTCGATCGGCGCGAACCGCGCCGACGTGCGCGAGCGTCTCGAGGAGGGGTACAGCGACGACCTCTCGATGGAGGAGGGGATCGAGCTCGCCCTCGCCGCGCTCGCGGAGTCGGACGACGACGACGGCCTCGAACCCGACGGCGTCGGCCTCGCGACGATCGGCGTCGACGACGAGGTGTACGTGGACCACGACGCCGCCTCGATCGAGGGCTACCTCGACGAGTTCGGCTACCTGGCCGAGGACGGCACTGAGGACGACGCCACCGACGACGCTCCCGACGAATAA
- a CDS encoding GNAT family N-acetyltransferase encodes MRDDRYDLRPGAPTVEEFQRLRALAGMSERPREGVERGLPNSLFAVRAVDTEGDPDALGGGKPGVDNDTAGVDDRTTSVDDGTVVGMGRVVGDGGSVYHVCDMAVHPDHQRRGLGRRILDAIDRFVDDDAPSGAYVNLIADVDGFYERAGYAETRPASKGMYRRVE; translated from the coding sequence ATGCGCGACGATCGGTACGATCTGCGCCCGGGCGCCCCGACGGTCGAGGAGTTCCAGCGGCTGCGGGCGCTCGCAGGCATGAGCGAGCGCCCGCGCGAGGGGGTCGAGCGGGGGCTGCCGAACAGCCTCTTTGCGGTCCGCGCCGTCGACACCGAGGGCGATCCGGACGCGCTCGGCGGCGGGAAGCCGGGTGTCGACAATGACACGGCCGGCGTCGATGACCGGACGACCAGCGTCGACGACGGCACAGTCGTCGGGATGGGCCGCGTCGTCGGCGACGGGGGATCGGTGTACCACGTCTGCGACATGGCGGTCCACCCGGACCACCAGCGCCGCGGGCTCGGACGTCGGATCCTGGACGCGATCGACCGGTTCGTCGACGACGACGCGCCCTCCGGCGCCTACGTGAACCTTATAGCGGACGTTGACGGCTTCTACGAGCGCGCCGGCTACGCGGAGACGCGGCCGGCGTCGAAGGGAATGTACCGCCGGGTGGAGTGA
- a CDS encoding glucose 1-dehydrogenase: protein MKAIAVRRGEETPSVLEKPRPDPAEGEALVRTLRVGVDGTDHEVIAGSHGGYPEGEDHIVLGHEAVGVVVDPNGTGLSAGDVVVPTVRRRPNGSNDYFARGEPDMAPEGFYHERGIDGAHGFMSEYFTSPAEHLVHCPPELAELGFLVEPASITEKAIEHARASRSAFEWDPESAFVLGNGSLGLLTVAMLQASFDRLYCLGRRDRPDPTIDIIDELGATYVDSRKTPVDEVPDVYEPMDFVYEATGYAKHAFETVEALAPNGVGALLGVPSDWKFEVDGGALHRELVLHNKALVGSVNSNVRHFERGVESVAALPEWFTDALVTGVYDLDEFERAFDDDDTTIKTAVEFGSR, encoded by the coding sequence ATGAAAGCCATCGCCGTTCGTCGGGGGGAGGAAACCCCGTCCGTACTCGAGAAGCCGAGACCGGACCCGGCCGAGGGGGAGGCGCTCGTCCGGACACTCCGCGTCGGCGTCGACGGGACTGACCACGAGGTCATCGCCGGCAGCCACGGCGGCTACCCCGAGGGGGAGGACCACATCGTCCTGGGCCACGAGGCCGTCGGCGTCGTCGTCGACCCGAACGGGACCGGGCTCTCGGCGGGCGACGTGGTCGTGCCGACCGTCCGACGGCGACCGAACGGCTCGAACGACTACTTCGCCCGCGGCGAGCCGGACATGGCGCCCGAGGGGTTCTACCACGAGCGCGGCATCGACGGCGCGCACGGGTTCATGTCCGAGTACTTCACCAGCCCCGCCGAGCACCTCGTGCACTGCCCGCCCGAACTCGCGGAGTTGGGCTTCCTCGTCGAGCCGGCGTCGATCACTGAGAAGGCGATCGAACACGCGCGGGCGAGCCGGTCGGCGTTCGAGTGGGACCCCGAGTCCGCCTTCGTGCTCGGCAACGGGAGCCTCGGGTTGCTCACCGTGGCGATGCTACAGGCGTCGTTCGACCGCCTCTACTGCCTGGGGCGGCGCGACCGCCCGGACCCGACGATCGACATCATCGACGAGCTGGGCGCGACGTACGTGGACTCCCGGAAGACGCCCGTCGACGAGGTGCCCGACGTGTACGAGCCGATGGACTTCGTGTACGAGGCGACCGGGTACGCGAAACACGCCTTCGAGACGGTCGAGGCGCTGGCGCCCAACGGCGTCGGCGCGCTGCTCGGCGTCCCGAGCGACTGGAAGTTCGAGGTCGACGGCGGCGCGCTCCACCGGGAGCTGGTCCTCCACAACAAGGCGCTGGTCGGCTCGGTGAACTCGAACGTCCGCCACTTCGAGCGGGGGGTCGAGTCCGTCGCGGCCCTGCCGGAGTGGTTCACCGACGCCCTGGTGACCGGCGTGTACGACCTCGACGAGTTCGAGCGGGCGTTCGACGACGACGACACCACTATCAAGACGGCCGTGGAATTCGGGTCACGATGA
- the gfcR gene encoding transcriptional regulator GfcR encodes MKNVDDLIDDAAELAERGLSKGEIADELNVSRETASWLVDRSGATPGDAGGTDETGATGPSGPQDIHVDWSAIGRDSKRLTHVGRAMADLLAKEGEEVDLTVGIEKAGTPLATTIARELDTDMAAYAPAKHQWEEGDLDQTGGGFSRNFATIRGRECFVVDDTVTSGTTLTETVEAVQAEGGKPKACVVIVDKQGLDEVSGVPVYSLINVVGVGRD; translated from the coding sequence ATGAAGAACGTCGACGACCTCATCGACGACGCGGCGGAGCTGGCCGAACGCGGGCTCTCGAAGGGCGAGATCGCCGACGAGCTGAACGTCTCGCGCGAGACCGCCTCCTGGCTCGTGGATCGCTCGGGCGCGACCCCCGGCGACGCGGGGGGAACCGACGAGACGGGCGCGACCGGCCCCTCGGGCCCCCAGGACATCCACGTCGACTGGTCGGCTATCGGCCGCGACTCGAAGCGGCTCACCCACGTCGGCCGGGCGATGGCGGACCTGCTCGCCAAGGAGGGCGAGGAGGTCGACCTCACCGTCGGCATCGAGAAGGCGGGCACGCCGCTGGCGACGACGATCGCCCGCGAACTCGACACCGACATGGCGGCGTACGCCCCGGCGAAACACCAGTGGGAGGAGGGCGACCTCGACCAGACCGGCGGCGGCTTCTCGCGCAACTTCGCGACGATCCGCGGCCGGGAATGCTTCGTCGTCGACGACACCGTCACCTCCGGCACGACGCTCACGGAGACGGTCGAGGCGGTGCAAGCGGAGGGCGGCAAGCCCAAGGCGTGCGTCGTGATCGTCGACAAGCAGGGGCTCGACGAGGTCTCCGGCGTCCCCGTCTACTCGCTGATCAACGTCGTCGGCGTCGGTCGCGACTAG
- a CDS encoding glutaredoxin family protein, whose translation MAFQPESELTAEEAAERVEEALANDDVVLFMKGNRLMPQCGYSKRALGLISQHVEEFETVDVLPALPEFREALEAESGWETIPQTYVDGEFVGGSDILAELDERGELAETLEGDA comes from the coding sequence ATGGCGTTTCAACCCGAAAGCGAACTGACGGCCGAGGAGGCCGCCGAGCGCGTCGAGGAGGCGCTCGCGAACGACGACGTGGTGCTGTTCATGAAGGGCAACCGGCTGATGCCCCAGTGCGGCTACTCCAAGCGCGCGCTCGGGCTCATCTCACAACACGTCGAGGAGTTCGAGACGGTCGACGTGCTCCCCGCGCTGCCGGAGTTCCGCGAGGCGTTGGAGGCCGAGAGCGGCTGGGAGACCATCCCGCAGACGTACGTCGACGGCGAGTTCGTCGGCGGCAGCGACATCCTCGCGGAGCTGGACGAGCGCGGCGAGTTGGCCGAGACCCTCGAAGGCGACGCGTAG
- a CDS encoding DUF7110 family protein gives MSGRVYRLHSTLELPLEDLQDHFASDPELPEGVEDVDITRRNNTLILKAVSNDESIGKYTPTAQLKASVSETRVYEEEPPRTGGGWMQEEEEEIPSELVEFACFKGDRETVLQNTALQYQMFLVLREIALLSEKGTLTAITEVDEELHAHRIVEGEERPASVEVVETPNRDAEKGGVEWRDNKFIS, from the coding sequence ATGTCAGGCCGCGTATACCGACTTCACTCGACGCTCGAACTGCCTCTGGAAGACCTGCAGGACCACTTCGCGTCCGACCCGGAACTCCCGGAGGGCGTCGAGGACGTCGACATCACACGCCGGAACAACACGCTCATTCTGAAGGCGGTGTCGAACGACGAATCGATCGGCAAGTACACCCCGACCGCGCAGCTGAAGGCGAGCGTCTCCGAGACGCGCGTGTACGAGGAGGAGCCGCCCCGGACGGGAGGCGGCTGGATGCAGGAGGAGGAGGAGGAGATCCCCTCCGAACTCGTCGAGTTCGCCTGCTTCAAGGGCGACCGCGAGACGGTGTTGCAGAACACCGCGCTGCAGTATCAGATGTTCCTCGTGCTCCGCGAGATCGCGCTGCTGTCGGAGAAGGGGACGCTCACCGCGATCACCGAGGTCGACGAGGAGCTCCACGCCCACCGCATCGTCGAGGGCGAGGAGCGCCCCGCCAGCGTCGAGGTCGTCGAGACCCCGAACCGCGACGCCGAGAAGGGTGGCGTCGAGTGGCGGGACAACAAGTTCATCAGCTGA
- a CDS encoding phosphoadenosine phosphosulfate reductase family protein, whose amino-acid sequence MADSQQQFPEYLDVDYTAGEGEEPGDYPSIEHKLEKALEVVETGLREYDNPAVMWTGGKDSTLTLYFVKEVVEQHDELELPVTVFIDHYQHFDELMDFVRHWAAEWDLEVKWARNTDVGEYVDENGLEPGDDIPVEALSEHNRHHIRNILEYEEDTFPFLLDTYVGNHLLKTVALNDTLESEDIDGIISGIRWDEQEARADETFFSPRHDPEIYPPHDRIQPILQFEEADVWDAFWYFVVPETVEGYPEDGYVPQGFDDLPEGIEIEDIPVSPKYFAGFRSLGSEISTDKSAEEPAWLQDMENTTERAGRAQDKEDLMERLRDLGYM is encoded by the coding sequence ATGGCCGACTCACAACAGCAGTTCCCGGAGTATCTGGACGTGGACTACACCGCCGGCGAGGGCGAGGAGCCCGGCGACTACCCCAGCATCGAGCACAAGCTCGAGAAGGCGCTGGAGGTCGTCGAGACCGGCCTTCGCGAGTACGACAACCCCGCGGTGATGTGGACCGGCGGGAAGGACTCGACGCTGACGCTGTACTTCGTGAAGGAGGTCGTCGAGCAGCACGACGAGCTGGAGCTGCCGGTGACGGTGTTCATCGACCACTACCAGCACTTCGACGAGCTGATGGACTTCGTCCGCCACTGGGCCGCCGAGTGGGACCTCGAGGTCAAGTGGGCCCGCAACACCGACGTGGGCGAGTACGTCGACGAGAACGGGCTCGAGCCGGGCGACGACATCCCCGTCGAGGCGCTCTCCGAGCACAACCGGCACCACATCCGCAACATCCTGGAGTACGAGGAGGACACGTTCCCGTTCTTGCTGGACACGTACGTCGGCAACCACCTGCTGAAGACGGTCGCGCTCAACGACACGCTGGAGAGCGAGGACATCGACGGCATCATCTCGGGCATCCGCTGGGACGAGCAGGAGGCCCGCGCCGACGAGACGTTCTTCTCGCCGCGTCACGACCCGGAGATCTACCCGCCGCACGACCGCATCCAGCCGATCCTGCAGTTCGAGGAGGCCGACGTGTGGGACGCCTTCTGGTACTTCGTCGTGCCGGAGACGGTCGAGGGCTACCCCGAGGACGGCTACGTCCCGCAGGGGTTCGACGACCTGCCGGAGGGCATCGAGATCGAGGACATCCCCGTCTCGCCGAAGTACTTCGCTGGCTTCCGCTCGCTGGGCTCGGAGATCTCGACGGACAAGTCCGCCGAGGAGCCCGCCTGGCTGCAGGACATGGAGAACACGACCGAGCGCGCCGGCCGCGCCCAGGACAAGGAGGACCTGATGGAGCGCCTCCGCGACCTGGGCTACATGTGA
- a CDS encoding M48 family metallopeptidase, which produces MVVAGAATIAVYAVVAGALWLLVRFVWANRPDPLTLAAAFLVATLASGYLTYRFGTGRTLAGLDAREVPRERAPTVHRIVDALAGGMDVARPRVFVARLGEPNALALGGPTPALVIDYSLFRLLSATELEGVLAHELAHIEGRDGLVQTLGHSVVHTAVGLVALALVPVAAVAGGFARGVALVRGAPDRWHRTLPGRLHVGLKRTLTLLLIALTLLLRAYSRRREHAADDRAVEVTGRPLALASALRRIDSASRSPFPFAPLYRRGRDGEEQPLVRLLSTHPPMDERIERLRRRAEREGVLGRSPDRGVDGLRPIRPIRPDRAGDGWTRVPIEKR; this is translated from the coding sequence ATGGTCGTCGCGGGCGCAGCGACCATCGCGGTTTACGCCGTCGTCGCAGGCGCGCTCTGGCTGCTCGTGCGGTTCGTCTGGGCGAACCGCCCCGACCCGCTCACGCTGGCGGCGGCGTTCCTCGTGGCGACGCTCGCGTCCGGCTACCTGACCTACCGGTTCGGAACCGGCCGCACGCTCGCCGGCCTCGACGCCCGCGAGGTACCGCGCGAGCGCGCGCCGACAGTCCACCGGATCGTCGACGCGCTCGCCGGCGGGATGGATGTGGCGCGTCCGCGCGTGTTCGTCGCCCGCCTGGGCGAGCCGAACGCGCTCGCGCTCGGCGGCCCGACTCCGGCGCTCGTGATCGACTACTCGCTGTTTCGCCTGCTGTCGGCCACGGAGCTGGAGGGCGTGCTCGCCCACGAACTCGCCCACATCGAGGGTCGCGACGGCCTCGTACAGACGCTCGGCCACAGCGTCGTCCACACCGCCGTGGGACTCGTCGCGCTCGCGCTCGTGCCGGTCGCGGCCGTCGCCGGCGGGTTCGCCCGCGGGGTCGCGCTCGTCCGGGGCGCGCCGGACCGCTGGCACCGGACGCTCCCCGGCCGGCTGCACGTCGGCCTCAAACGGACGCTGACCCTGCTGTTGATCGCGTTGACGCTGCTGTTGCGCGCGTACTCCCGGCGGCGGGAGCACGCGGCCGACGACCGCGCGGTCGAGGTGACCGGACGGCCGCTCGCGCTGGCGAGCGCCCTGCGGAGGATCGACAGTGCGAGCCGGTCGCCGTTCCCGTTCGCGCCGCTGTATCGCCGCGGCCGTGACGGGGAAGAACAGCCGCTCGTCCGCCTCCTGTCGACGCATCCGCCGATGGACGAACGGATCGAACGCCTTCGACGGCGGGCCGAGCGCGAGGGGGTGCTCGGGCGATCGCCCGATCGTGGCGTCGACGGCCTCCGTCCGATCCGTCCGATCCGTCCGGACCGCGCGGGCGACGGCTGGACGCGGGTCCCGATCGAGAAGCGATAG
- a CDS encoding diphthine--ammonia ligase has product MSDDEGGDTAAGGDGDGDGAYVGLFSGGKDSSWAVYRALERGLPVERLLTVHPAGDSYMYHVPETRLAVLAAESIGLPLVEVEPDDFGADEATDSGAQGDSELEPMEAALTDLAADLPIAGVTAGAVESEFQTSRIEAMCDRLGIDLFAPLWQRDPRTLAEEMIDAGFEIRILQVAAAGLDESWLGRTIDREALAELERLNDEYGVHLLGEGGEFETFVVDGPHMDRRIELEYDTEWDGTRGRIRVTGARLAE; this is encoded by the coding sequence ATGAGCGACGACGAGGGCGGCGACACGGCCGCCGGCGGCGACGGAGACGGCGACGGCGCCTACGTCGGGCTGTTCTCCGGCGGGAAGGACTCCTCGTGGGCGGTGTACCGGGCGCTGGAGCGCGGGCTCCCCGTCGAGCGACTGCTGACGGTCCATCCCGCGGGCGACTCGTACATGTACCACGTCCCCGAGACGCGCCTCGCGGTGCTGGCGGCCGAGAGCATCGGGCTCCCGCTGGTCGAGGTCGAACCCGACGACTTCGGCGCCGACGAGGCGACCGACTCGGGCGCCCAGGGCGACAGCGAGCTGGAGCCGATGGAGGCGGCGCTGACCGACCTCGCGGCGGATCTGCCGATCGCGGGCGTCACCGCCGGCGCCGTCGAGTCGGAGTTCCAGACGAGCCGGATCGAGGCGATGTGCGACCGCCTCGGGATCGATCTCTTCGCGCCGCTGTGGCAGCGCGACCCCCGAACGCTGGCCGAGGAAATGATCGACGCCGGCTTCGAGATCCGGATCCTCCAGGTCGCGGCCGCGGGGCTCGACGAGTCGTGGCTCGGCCGCACCATCGATCGCGAGGCGCTGGCGGAGCTGGAGCGGCTCAACGACGAGTACGGCGTCCACCTGCTCGGCGAGGGCGGGGAGTTCGAGACGTTCGTGGTCGACGGGCCCCACATGGACCGGCGGATCGAGTTGGAGTACGACACGGAATGGGACGGCACTCGGGGACGGATCCGGGTGACGGGCGCCCGGCTGGCGGAGTAA
- a CDS encoding sugar phosphate nucleotidyltransferase — MKAVVLAGGYATRLWPITRNRPKMLLPVGDGTVIDEIFGDLEADDRIDEVFVSTNERFAGEFEAYLADSEFEKPTVSVEDTSAESEKFGVVGALAQLIDRENVDDDLVVVAGDNLISFDVGEFVDFFAEKGTPALAAYDVGSRERAKSYGLVELDGDRVIDFQEKPEDPKSTLVSIACYAFPQGTLPDFEEYLSDGNNPDEPGWFIQWLQSRQPVHAFTFEEAWFDIGTPESYLDAVSWYLDGESIVHPDATVENSEIGDDVYVLEGAEIVDSSLDSSVVFRNATVRDADVRRSIIDEETVVDGLDLSGALIGAHSRLTNEEG, encoded by the coding sequence ATGAAGGCAGTTGTGCTCGCTGGGGGGTACGCGACGAGGCTGTGGCCGATCACTCGCAACCGGCCGAAGATGCTGCTTCCGGTCGGCGACGGCACCGTCATCGACGAGATCTTCGGCGATCTGGAGGCGGACGACCGGATCGACGAGGTGTTCGTCTCCACGAACGAGCGCTTCGCGGGGGAGTTCGAGGCGTACCTCGCGGACTCGGAGTTCGAGAAGCCGACCGTCTCCGTCGAGGACACCAGCGCCGAGTCCGAGAAGTTCGGCGTCGTCGGGGCGCTCGCGCAGCTGATCGACCGCGAGAACGTGGACGACGACCTCGTCGTCGTCGCCGGCGACAACCTGATCTCCTTCGACGTGGGGGAGTTCGTCGACTTCTTCGCCGAGAAGGGGACGCCGGCGCTGGCGGCCTACGACGTGGGATCGCGCGAGCGTGCGAAGAGTTACGGCCTGGTCGAACTCGACGGCGACCGCGTCATCGACTTCCAGGAGAAGCCCGAGGACCCCAAGAGCACGCTCGTGTCCATCGCCTGCTACGCGTTCCCGCAGGGGACGCTCCCGGACTTCGAGGAGTACCTCTCTGACGGCAACAACCCCGACGAGCCGGGCTGGTTCATCCAGTGGCTCCAGTCGCGCCAACCCGTCCACGCGTTCACCTTCGAGGAGGCGTGGTTCGACATCGGCACTCCCGAGAGCTACCTCGATGCCGTCTCGTGGTACCTCGACGGCGAGTCGATCGTCCACCCGGACGCGACCGTCGAGAACTCCGAGATCGGCGACGACGTGTACGTCCTCGAGGGCGCGGAGATCGTCGACTCCTCGCTCGATTCGTCGGTCGTCTTCAGAAACGCGACCGTCCGAGACGCCGACGTGCGCCGCAGCATCATCGACGAGGAGACCGTCGTCGACGGGCTCGACCTGTCGGGCGCGCTCATCGGCGCGCACTCGCGGCTGACGAACGAGGAAGGCTGA
- a CDS encoding transcriptional regulator, producing the protein MPDRTTRERIAEALRERACSGSALAAEFDVPRSVVYDHLDHVAESLPQSEQFLVAPPTCRDCGFDDFDDPVNAPSRCPECKGENVEEPRFVIESD; encoded by the coding sequence ATGCCCGATCGGACGACCCGCGAGCGGATCGCCGAGGCGCTGCGCGAGCGGGCGTGTTCCGGCAGCGCGCTCGCCGCCGAGTTCGACGTGCCCCGTTCCGTCGTGTACGACCACCTGGACCACGTCGCGGAGTCGCTGCCCCAGAGCGAACAGTTTCTGGTCGCGCCGCCGACGTGTCGCGACTGCGGCTTCGACGACTTCGACGACCCGGTGAACGCCCCGTCGCGGTGTCCCGAGTGCAAGGGAGAGAACGTCGAGGAGCCGCGGTTCGTGATCGAGTCGGACTGA